The proteins below are encoded in one region of Ricinus communis isolate WT05 ecotype wild-type chromosome 6, ASM1957865v1, whole genome shotgun sequence:
- the LOC8276145 gene encoding GDSL esterase/lipase CPRD49 has protein sequence MVGPTRPQFVLFGSSIVQLSFSHGGWGSHLSDIYARKADILLRGYYAWNSRRAVEVMDQIFPKDADIQPDLVIVYFGGNDSMGPHSSGLGPHVPLPEYIENMRKIAIHLKSLSEKTRIIFLSCPPVDEERVRSNTSGIFSELVRTNELCQKYSEACITLCDELDVKVIDLFHAFQKRSDWKTACFTDGIHLAAEGSKIVVEEILKVLKEAEWTPSLHWKSIPTEFPEDSSYYPVAVDGETTLNPSEWTFHREVHWE, from the exons atgGTGGGACCAACAAGGCCACAGTTTGTGCTCTTTGGATCCTCCATTGTCCAGCTCAGTTTCAGCCATGGCGGTTGGGGTTCCCATCTCTCCGATATCTACGCTCGTAAA GCAGACATATTGTTGCGAGGGTACTATGCATGGAATTCAAGACGTGCTGTTGAGGTCATGGATCAAATTTTTCCCAAG GATGCTGATATACAGCCAGATTTGGTGATAGTTTATTTTGGTGGCAATGATTCAATGGGGCCTCACTCATCTGGCCTGGGTCCTCATGTGCCACTTCCTGAGTACATTGAAAACATGAGGAAGATTGCCATTCATCTTAAG AGCCTTTCAGAGAAGACACGCATCATTTTCCTGAGCTGTCCTCCAGTTGATGAGGAGAGGGTTCGTTCAAACACCAG CGGAATTTTTAGTGAGCTGGTACGAACAAATGAATTGTGCCAAAAGTACTCAGAAGCTTGTATAACACTGTGTGATGAGTTGGATGTGAAGGTTATTGATCTTTTCCATGCATTCCAGAAAAGAAGTGATTGGAAAACTGCCTGCTTTAC GGATGGGATTCATTTAGCTGCTGAAGGGAGCAAAATAGTTGTAGAGGAGATATTGAAGGTGCTGAAGGAAGCTGAGTGGACTCCATCTCTACATTGGAAGTCCATTCCCACTGAATTTCCGGAAGACTCATCATATTACCCTGTAGCTGTGGATGGAGAAACAACTCTAAATCCATCTGAGTGGACATTTCACAGGGAAGTTCACTGGGAATAG
- the LOC8276144 gene encoding putative ABC1 protein At2g40090, whose protein sequence is MATRSLWRTRTKLAVAATAILTGGAAATVATSDDPAMALKLCTTVPVRLARDAITAASIAFDYEYSLLGLPEGSAEGSKMKHEVHLRSARKLQELCFKNGGIYIKLGQHIGQLEYLVPEEYVKIMRESMLNKCPVSSYDQVCEVFKKELGETPDKVFVEFDPVPIASASLAQVHVARTTDGQKVAVKVQHTHMTDTAAADNASVEMIVNTLHWLFPSFDYRWLVAEMRESVPKELDFLVEAKNSEKCLHNFRKLSPHIADYVYAPKVHWNLSTSKLLTMEFIDAAQVNDVKAIQGLGIQPCEVAKLVSQTFAEMMFKHGFVHCDPHAANLLVRPLPSDRRSILGKRKPQLILLDHGLYKELDFTTRFNYAALWKALVFADAHSIKENSVKLGAGEDLYALFAGILTMRPWNRVVDSAVDHLVIQGNDNERSELQMYASQYFPQISELLRRLPRVILLMLKTNDCLRAVNNSLLQGYSLETFFIIGKVSSEAVIEAKKLQRKSFLSRLDIWLEEILLEARLLAMQIALWLLQVRRALTGSS, encoded by the exons ATGGCCACGAGATCCCTGTGGCGCACCAGGACCAAACTTGCGGTGGCAGCCACCGCAATTTTAACAGGCGGTGCTGCCGCCACCGTCGCCACTTCCGATGATCCGGCAATGGCACTGAAACTTTGCACTACCGTCCCTGTCCGCCTCGCACGTGACGCCATAACTGCCGCCTCTATCGCCTTTG ATTATGAATACTCATTATTGGGACTACCGGAAGGAAGTGCTGAGGGGTCTAAAATGAAACATGAGGTTCACTTAAGGTCTGCTCGGAAGCTCCAGGAACTATGTTTCAAAAATGGAGGAATATATATCAAGCTTGGTCAACACATTGGACAGCTG GAGTATTTAGTCCCTGAGGAGTATGTCAAGATAATGAGGGAGTCGATGCTGAATAAATGTCCAGTCTCTTCATATGATCAAGTGTGTGAAGTTTTCAAGAAAGAGCTTGGAGAAACCCCAGATAAA GTTTTTGTTGAATTTGATCCTGTTCCTATAGCAAGTGCTTCTCTTGCTCAAGTTCATGTTGCTCGGACAACTGATGGGCAAAAAGTTGCTGTGAAG GTTCAGCACACTCACATGACAGATACTGCGGCTGCAGATAATGCATCTGTTGAAATGATCGTGAACACTCTACACTGGCTTTTCCCTTCTTTTGATTAcag ATGGTTGGTTGCTGAAATGCGTGAAAGTGTACCTAAG GAACTCGATTTTTTAGTTGAGGCCAAGAATAGTGAGAAGTGCCTGCACAATTTTCGGAAGCTATCCCCTCATATTGCAGACTATGTCTACGCACCAAAGGTTCATTGGAACTTGAGCACTTCAAAGTTGTTAACCATGGAATTTATAGATGCTGCACAAGTGAATGATGTGAAGGCCATCCAAGGACTTGGAATTCAACCTTGTGAAGTTGCAAAATTA GTTAGTCAAACTTTTGCTGAGATGATGTTTAAACATGGATTTGTGCATTGTGACCCACATGCTGCCAACTTATTGGTTCGCCCTTTGCCTTCTGATAGAAGAAGCATTTTAG GCAAGAGAAAACCACAATTAATTCTTTTGGACCATGGATTATATAAAGAACTTGACTTCACTACTAGATTTAATTATGCTGCCCTTTGGAAG GCATTGGTATTTGCTGATGCTCATTCAATAAAGGAAAATAGTGTTAAGTTGGGTGCTGGAGAGGATCTATATGCACTATTTGCAGGAATTCTTACTATGAGACCCTGGAATAGGGTTGTTGACTCAGCTGTTGATCATTTGGTTATCCAAGGCAATGACAACGAGCGTTCGGAACTACAG ATGTACGCATCTCAGTATTTTCCTCAGATTTCAGAGCTACTAAGGAGGCTACCGCGTGTGATTTTGTTAATGTTGAAGACCAATGACTGTTTACGAGCAGTAAATAATTCTCTG TTGCAGGGATATTCTCTCGAGACATTTTTCATCATCGGAAAAGTTTCCTCCGAGGCAGTTATTGAGGCGAAGAAGTTGCAAAGAAAATCCTTTTTAAGTAGGTTAGATATATGGCTGGAGGAAATCTTGTTGGAGGCTCGACTTCTGGCAATGCAGATAGCACTGTGGCTTTTACAAGTTAGAAGAGCTTTGACAGGTTCATCCTAG
- the LOC8276146 gene encoding elongator complex protein 4 isoform X1 produces the protein MAATKNRSSSFTRNLLAVSSSQNPGIKCGPNGTFFVSSGISDLDKILGGGIPLGSLVMVMEDAEAPHHMLLLRNFMSQGLIQNQPLLYSSPSKEPRVFLGTLPSPSSSKDDKLRKHHPEEEKGLRIAWQYKKYFGENQQTFDGHRDSKQEFCNDFDLRKPLERHFFSGQRVDCVSVNDSPNLATLQDRCSAFLAQFPQRNDGGISSIGRIAIQSLCAPQCEYSNKEWEVLSFIRSLKSMLRSANAVAVITFPPSLLSDSFCKRWQHMSDILLSVKAIPDDDKELAKLLTGYQDMIGFLNVHKVVRINTQVPLILDATTFSIKLHKRRYLVLECLNQAPIDSSSGSSYGASGSCSGSSKTGNLDF, from the exons ATGGCTGCTACTAAGAACCGGTCAAGTAGCTTTACTCGCAATTTATTGGCTGTATCTTCTTCTCAAAATCCTGGAATCAAGTGTGGTCCTAATGGCACattctttgtttcttctgGGATATCTGATCTTGACA AGATACTGGGTGGTGGGATTCCTCTGGGAAGCCTAGTCATGGTAATGGAAGATGCTGAAGCACCTCATCACATGCTTTTGTTGAGAAATTTTATGTCTCAAGGacttattcagaaccaacctCTTCTGTATTCTAGTCCATCTAAAGAACCGAGAGTATTTTTGGGTACATTGCCTAGTCCATCCTCGTCTAAAGATGATAAGTTGCGTAAACATCATCCAGAAGAG GAGAAGGGGTTGAGAATTGCTTGGCAGTATAAGAAGTATTTTGGTGAAAACCAGCAGACTTTTGATGGCCACAGAG ATAGCAAGCAAGAATTCTGCAATGACTTTGACTTGCGGAAACCATTGGAGAGGCATTTTTTTAGTGGGCAGCGTGTAGATTGTGTTAGTGTGAATGATTCTCCAAATCTTGCCACTCTTCAGGATCGTTGTTCTGCATTTTTAGCTCAGTTTCCTCA AAG AAATGATGGCGGTATTTCTTCCATTGGTCGTATTGCTATTCAGTCATTATGTGCTCCGCAATGCGAGTATTCCAACAAG GAATGGGAGGTGCTTTCTTTTATAAGATCTCTGAAAAGCATGCTACGATCTGCAAATGCGGTTGCTGTTATTACCTTTCCACCTTCTCTTCTTTCAGATTCCTTTTGCAAAAGATGGCAGCACATGTCGGACATTTTACTTTCTGTCAAAGCAATCCCAg ATGATGACAAGGAACTGGCCAAACTCCTGACTGGTTACCAAGATATGATTGGCTTCCTTAACGTACACAAAGTAGTGCGAATCAATACTCAG GTTCCTCTGATTCTTGATGCAACAACATTCTCAATAAAATTGCACAAGCGTAGATATTTGGTTTTAGAATGTCTAAATCAAGCTCCTATAGATAGTTCAAGTGGGAGTTCATATGGAGCATCTGGCAGTTGTTCTGGCTCTTCCAAAACTGGAAATCTTGATTTTTAG
- the LOC8276146 gene encoding elongator complex protein 4 isoform X2 — translation MAATKNRSSSFTRNLLAVSSSQNPGIKCGPNGTFFVSSGISDLDKILGGGIPLGSLVMVMEDAEAPHHMLLLRNFMSQGLIQNQPLLYSSPSKEPRVFLGTLPSPSSSKDDKLRKHHPEEEKGLRIAWQYKKYFGENQQTFDGHRDSKQEFCNDFDLRKPLERHFFSGQRVDCVSVNDSPNLATLQDRCSAFLAQFPQNDGGISSIGRIAIQSLCAPQCEYSNKEWEVLSFIRSLKSMLRSANAVAVITFPPSLLSDSFCKRWQHMSDILLSVKAIPDDDKELAKLLTGYQDMIGFLNVHKVVRINTQVPLILDATTFSIKLHKRRYLVLECLNQAPIDSSSGSSYGASGSCSGSSKTGNLDF, via the exons ATGGCTGCTACTAAGAACCGGTCAAGTAGCTTTACTCGCAATTTATTGGCTGTATCTTCTTCTCAAAATCCTGGAATCAAGTGTGGTCCTAATGGCACattctttgtttcttctgGGATATCTGATCTTGACA AGATACTGGGTGGTGGGATTCCTCTGGGAAGCCTAGTCATGGTAATGGAAGATGCTGAAGCACCTCATCACATGCTTTTGTTGAGAAATTTTATGTCTCAAGGacttattcagaaccaacctCTTCTGTATTCTAGTCCATCTAAAGAACCGAGAGTATTTTTGGGTACATTGCCTAGTCCATCCTCGTCTAAAGATGATAAGTTGCGTAAACATCATCCAGAAGAG GAGAAGGGGTTGAGAATTGCTTGGCAGTATAAGAAGTATTTTGGTGAAAACCAGCAGACTTTTGATGGCCACAGAG ATAGCAAGCAAGAATTCTGCAATGACTTTGACTTGCGGAAACCATTGGAGAGGCATTTTTTTAGTGGGCAGCGTGTAGATTGTGTTAGTGTGAATGATTCTCCAAATCTTGCCACTCTTCAGGATCGTTGTTCTGCATTTTTAGCTCAGTTTCCTCA AAATGATGGCGGTATTTCTTCCATTGGTCGTATTGCTATTCAGTCATTATGTGCTCCGCAATGCGAGTATTCCAACAAG GAATGGGAGGTGCTTTCTTTTATAAGATCTCTGAAAAGCATGCTACGATCTGCAAATGCGGTTGCTGTTATTACCTTTCCACCTTCTCTTCTTTCAGATTCCTTTTGCAAAAGATGGCAGCACATGTCGGACATTTTACTTTCTGTCAAAGCAATCCCAg ATGATGACAAGGAACTGGCCAAACTCCTGACTGGTTACCAAGATATGATTGGCTTCCTTAACGTACACAAAGTAGTGCGAATCAATACTCAG GTTCCTCTGATTCTTGATGCAACAACATTCTCAATAAAATTGCACAAGCGTAGATATTTGGTTTTAGAATGTCTAAATCAAGCTCCTATAGATAGTTCAAGTGGGAGTTCATATGGAGCATCTGGCAGTTGTTCTGGCTCTTCCAAAACTGGAAATCTTGATTTTTAG